One genomic window of Cellulophaga sp. Hel_I_12 includes the following:
- a CDS encoding TerC family protein, which yields MIVWILFLALIIFFLALDLGVFNKEDHIIKSKEAGIWTAVWVTVALSFSGVIYWLFTEGLIANSTGLTPDSAVLKYITGYLIELSLSIDNVFVIAVIFSTFKIPPIYQHRVLFWGILGAIVFRALMIFFGVALITRFDWIIYVFGVFLLYTAFKMLKGDDHEFDPKNSFVFRQIKKIYPITSQLNGHDFFVKRMGLNAATPLFVALVVIELTDILFALDSIPAILAITADPFIVFTSNIFAILGLRSMYFLISRMLQKFRFINYSLVVILAYVGLKMLFSHQIEIPEWLSLTVIAASLLGGVLASVLIKEKEETEPKNTTEE from the coding sequence ATGATCGTTTGGATATTATTTTTGGCTCTTATTATTTTTTTTCTAGCGCTAGACCTAGGCGTTTTTAATAAAGAAGATCATATCATTAAATCGAAGGAAGCGGGCATCTGGACGGCAGTCTGGGTTACGGTTGCTTTGAGTTTTAGTGGTGTTATTTATTGGTTGTTTACGGAAGGTCTTATAGCTAATTCAACTGGCTTAACTCCTGACAGTGCTGTTTTAAAATATATTACGGGATACTTAATCGAATTATCCTTGAGCATTGACAATGTGTTTGTGATCGCTGTTATATTTTCGACCTTTAAAATTCCGCCTATTTACCAACACCGGGTTTTATTTTGGGGAATTTTGGGAGCTATTGTATTCCGTGCATTAATGATATTTTTTGGCGTGGCATTAATTACCCGTTTTGATTGGATTATTTATGTTTTCGGTGTTTTTCTTTTATATACCGCTTTTAAAATGCTTAAGGGTGATGATCACGAGTTTGATCCTAAAAATTCTTTTGTCTTTAGACAAATAAAAAAAATATATCCGATCACCTCTCAATTAAACGGACATGATTTTTTTGTAAAACGGATGGGATTAAATGCGGCTACACCACTTTTTGTAGCTTTAGTCGTGATTGAGTTGACCGATATTTTATTCGCTTTAGACAGTATTCCCGCTATTTTAGCCATTACCGCAGACCCCTTTATTGTTTTTACCTCTAATATCTTTGCAATTCTAGGCCTGCGATCTATGTATTTCCTGATTTCAAGAATGTTACAGAAATTCCGTTTTATCAATTATAGCCTTGTGGTGATATTGGCCTACGTAGGTTTAAAAATGTTATTTTCACATCAAATTGAAATACCAGAATGGCTGTCCTTGACCGTAATTGCAGCATCCTTATTAGGAGGTGTATTGGCTTCGGTACTCATTAAAGAAAAAGAAGAAACTGAACCTAAGAATACCACGGAAGAATAA
- a CDS encoding lipocalin family protein: protein MKKVLILSVVVGLFLSSCGASKLAREQGNLLSGTWILNNVSFADQPGTFKSVLFNDAQDICFEGSNWFFRDNNNTGRYTIAPSSLCQSGDRFIRWSIITNDYGTNELQFKMIDENRKDISGGFGYRLTINTLNASTMVLASKVTANGAPVSVIYEFSKK from the coding sequence ATGAAGAAAGTATTAATTTTAAGTGTAGTCGTAGGCCTATTTTTAAGCAGTTGTGGCGCCTCTAAATTGGCGAGAGAACAAGGTAATTTGCTCAGTGGTACATGGATTTTGAATAATGTAAGTTTCGCCGATCAACCTGGCACATTCAAATCTGTTCTTTTCAATGATGCGCAAGATATCTGTTTCGAAGGCAGCAATTGGTTTTTTAGAGACAACAACAATACAGGTCGCTATACCATAGCCCCCTCTAGTTTGTGCCAAAGTGGGGATCGATTTATTCGCTGGTCTATTATCACCAATGATTATGGTACCAATGAACTTCAATTTAAAATGATTGATGAAAACAGAAAAGATATTTCTGGCGGATTTGGTTATCGGTTAACCATAAATACACTGAACGCATCAACTATGGTGTTAGCATCAAAGGTGACTGCGAATGGCGCTCCAGTGTCAGTGATTTATGAATTTTCTAAAAAGTGA
- a CDS encoding thiamine pyrophosphate-dependent enzyme, with protein MEYKSFAVTDNQKLALYQQLLKPRMIEEKMLILLRQGRISKWFSGIGQEAISVGVTAALHSSEYILPMHRNLGVFTSRNIPLHRLFSQWQGKLGGFTKGRDRSFHFGTQEFNIIGMISHLGPQLGVADGIALADKLQQRKQVTAVFTGEGATSEGDFHEALNLAAVWNLPVLFCIENNGYGLSTPTHEQFKCKNLADKGIGYGMESHIIDGNNILEVYTKINAICTDLRENPRPVLLEFKTFRMRGHEEASGTKYVPQELLDTWEEKDPIRNYEAYLLKENLITQNDIKNFKAEIQTEIDANLQLAFSEEEVSSSTEIELNDVYKPFNFEEILPTSKTKNIRFVDAISEGLKQSMEKHENLVLMGQDIADYGGVFKITESFILDFGKERVRNTPICESAIVSAAMGLSINGMKAMVEMQFADFVSSGFNPIVNYLAKSHYRWNENADVVVRMPCGAGVGAGPFHSQTNEAWFTKTPGLKVVYPAFPYDAKGLLITAINDPNPVLFFEHKALYRSLYQEVPEAYYTIPFGKAASLREGDDITIVSYGAGVHWALEVLDKHPTIKADLLDLRTLQPLDLEAIYSSVKKTNRLLILQEDSLFGSIGSDIAALVMENCFEFLDAPVKRVASLETPIPFAKKLENNYLPKGRFEKELLELLAY; from the coding sequence ATGGAGTACAAAAGCTTTGCTGTTACTGACAATCAAAAACTAGCGCTGTACCAACAGCTGCTAAAACCAAGAATGATTGAAGAGAAAATGTTGATACTTCTTCGGCAGGGTAGAATATCAAAATGGTTCAGTGGCATAGGGCAAGAGGCTATTTCTGTTGGCGTAACTGCAGCATTGCATAGCTCAGAATATATTTTACCCATGCACCGCAATTTAGGTGTTTTTACCAGCCGTAATATTCCCTTACACCGCTTATTTTCTCAATGGCAAGGTAAATTAGGTGGCTTTACTAAAGGTAGGGATCGTAGTTTTCATTTTGGCACTCAAGAATTTAATATTATCGGCATGATCTCGCATTTAGGCCCGCAATTAGGGGTTGCTGACGGTATAGCCTTGGCTGATAAATTACAGCAGCGAAAACAGGTAACTGCTGTGTTTACGGGTGAAGGTGCCACCAGTGAGGGTGATTTTCACGAGGCGCTAAACCTTGCTGCTGTATGGAATTTGCCTGTGCTTTTTTGTATTGAGAACAATGGGTACGGACTTTCTACACCCACCCATGAGCAGTTTAAATGTAAAAATCTAGCGGATAAAGGAATTGGTTACGGGATGGAATCGCATATTATTGATGGTAATAATATTTTAGAAGTCTACACTAAAATAAATGCTATTTGCACTGATTTGAGAGAAAATCCTAGGCCTGTGCTGTTAGAATTTAAAACCTTTAGGATGCGCGGCCATGAAGAAGCCAGTGGTACAAAATATGTGCCGCAAGAATTGTTAGATACTTGGGAGGAAAAAGATCCTATTCGTAATTACGAAGCCTACCTATTAAAAGAAAATCTTATCACTCAAAACGATATAAAAAACTTTAAGGCTGAAATTCAGACCGAAATTGATGCGAATTTACAGCTAGCCTTTTCTGAAGAAGAAGTTTCTAGTTCCACTGAAATCGAGTTGAACGATGTGTATAAGCCTTTTAACTTTGAAGAAATTTTACCTACTTCAAAGACTAAAAACATCCGGTTTGTTGATGCCATCTCGGAAGGATTAAAACAGTCGATGGAAAAACATGAAAACCTCGTGTTAATGGGACAAGACATTGCCGATTACGGCGGTGTTTTCAAGATTACAGAATCCTTTATTCTCGATTTTGGCAAGGAAAGGGTCCGAAATACGCCTATATGCGAATCTGCTATTGTTTCTGCAGCTATGGGTTTGTCTATTAATGGGATGAAAGCTATGGTTGAAATGCAATTTGCAGATTTTGTGAGTAGCGGATTTAACCCAATAGTCAATTATTTAGCAAAATCGCACTACCGATGGAATGAAAATGCCGATGTGGTGGTTCGCATGCCTTGTGGGGCAGGGGTAGGAGCAGGTCCTTTTCACTCGCAAACCAATGAAGCTTGGTTTACCAAAACACCAGGTTTAAAAGTTGTATATCCTGCATTTCCTTATGATGCCAAGGGACTTTTAATTACGGCTATTAATGATCCCAACCCTGTATTGTTTTTTGAACACAAAGCCCTTTACCGTAGTTTATATCAAGAGGTCCCAGAGGCCTACTACACCATCCCGTTTGGAAAAGCGGCCAGCCTTAGGGAAGGCGACGACATCACTATTGTATCGTATGGAGCAGGCGTTCATTGGGCTTTAGAAGTTTTAGACAAACATCCAACGATTAAAGCAGACCTGCTTGATTTAAGAACCCTACAACCTTTAGATTTGGAGGCTATCTATAGCTCCGTTAAAAAAACAAATCGATTGCTCATCCTTCAAGAAGACAGTCTTTTTGGTAGTATTGGGAGTGATATAGCCGCACTTGTCATGGAAAACTGTTTTGAGTTTTTAGATGCTCCTGTAAAACGCGTAGCCAGTTTAGAAACACCCATTCCGTTTGCTAAAAAATTGGAAAATAATTACCTGCCCAAAGGCCGCTTTGAAAAAGAACTCCTAGAGCTGTTGGCGTATTAG
- a CDS encoding SDR family oxidoreductase, which yields MLKNKWTLILGGSSGLGLATAKKLAQHQFNCILIHRDRRSELAEIDKAFEAIKENGVLLKSYNIDATNAVKRAEIINDIKTWMGTDKIDVLVHSIAKGNLKPMFSTTEKTLAHQDFQLTLEAMAISVYDWTNSLVQQNLLAEDTRIIAFTSEGNTKAIPNYAAVSAAKVALEAIIRNMALEFAPIGIKANCIQAGVTETASFKMIPGSELIKENAIKRNPNKRLTQPEDIANVVYLLTRDEAKWITGTIVKVDGGESLR from the coding sequence ATGTTAAAAAATAAATGGACTTTAATTCTTGGGGGTAGTAGTGGTTTAGGCTTAGCTACTGCTAAGAAATTAGCGCAACATCAATTTAATTGCATCCTTATTCATCGCGATCGGCGCAGTGAATTAGCTGAGATTGATAAAGCCTTTGAAGCCATAAAAGAAAACGGAGTTCTTTTAAAAAGTTACAATATAGATGCGACCAATGCCGTGAAAAGAGCTGAAATTATTAACGATATTAAAACATGGATGGGTACCGATAAGATTGATGTTTTAGTACATAGTATTGCCAAAGGAAACCTAAAACCAATGTTTTCAACTACTGAAAAAACATTAGCGCATCAAGATTTTCAATTGACCTTAGAAGCTATGGCGATCAGTGTGTACGATTGGACGAACAGCTTAGTGCAGCAAAATTTATTAGCAGAGGATACGCGGATTATTGCGTTTACAAGCGAAGGAAATACGAAAGCAATTCCGAATTATGCCGCTGTATCAGCTGCAAAAGTCGCCCTAGAAGCGATTATAAGAAACATGGCTTTAGAATTTGCTCCTATCGGAATAAAAGCCAATTGCATTCAAGCCGGAGTAACAGAAACGGCGTCTTTTAAAATGATTCCTGGAAGTGAGCTCATCAAGGAAAATGCCATAAAAAGAAATCCGAATAAACGATTAACGCAACCCGAAGATATTGCCAATGTAGTGTATTTGCTTACTAGAGACGAAGCCAAATGGATTACAGGAACTATTGTAAAAGTAGATGGGGGTGAAAGTTTACGCTAA
- a CDS encoding OmpA family protein, protein MKNIGVKLATIIMTLSLVVGCNAVKNANNTQKGGAIGAGGGAVIGGIIGNNVGSGNNTALGAIIGAVVGGAAGGYIGNRMDKQAQRIEEEIPGAEVTRVGEGINVVFNEDAGVYFDTNKSDVKGTSANTLDRLIGVLNEYPNTNILVEGHTDSAGADAYNMTLSKQRAESVTNYLVKNGVSSSRLTTKWYGEAQPKSDNSTAEGKAKNRRVEMVIVADENLKQEAIQKTQ, encoded by the coding sequence ATGAAAAATATAGGAGTAAAATTAGCAACAATCATCATGACCTTAAGTCTTGTAGTAGGATGTAACGCTGTAAAAAATGCAAATAACACCCAAAAAGGTGGAGCTATAGGCGCAGGTGGTGGTGCTGTAATTGGTGGCATTATCGGTAATAATGTAGGAAGTGGAAACAATACAGCTCTGGGCGCGATTATAGGTGCTGTAGTTGGTGGCGCTGCAGGTGGCTATATTGGCAATCGAATGGATAAACAAGCACAGCGAATAGAGGAAGAAATACCTGGAGCAGAAGTAACTAGAGTTGGTGAAGGGATCAATGTTGTTTTCAATGAAGATGCTGGGGTGTATTTTGACACCAATAAATCTGATGTAAAAGGTACTTCAGCGAATACTTTAGATCGCTTAATAGGAGTTTTAAATGAATATCCAAATACTAATATTTTAGTAGAAGGACATACAGATAGTGCAGGAGCAGATGCCTATAACATGACTTTATCCAAACAAAGAGCAGAATCAGTTACTAATTATTTGGTTAAAAACGGAGTTTCTAGCAGTAGATTAACCACAAAGTGGTACGGAGAAGCACAACCAAAATCAGACAATAGTACTGCTGAAGGCAAGGCAAAAAATCGTAGGGTAGAGATGGTCATTGTTGCCGATGAAAATTTAAAACAAGAGGCGATTCAAAAAACACAATAA
- a CDS encoding type III polyketide synthase yields MNDVKIVTVAKQLPEYSRETAAILPLVEFWLQNQDERFRRKVLKIFEGAAVDKRFSIMKPEEVFTASSFEEKNAIYAREVKKLGVQVLKNALKKSNWKADSIDYIITVSCTGIMIPSLDAYIINDLDLREDIVRLPVTEMGCAAGVSGIIYAKNFLKANPNKRAAVIAVESPTATFQLEDYSMANMVSAAIFGDGAACVLLSSEEDATGPKIIGEGMYHFKDATQMMGFDLTNEGLKMILDPAVPATIAEHFPKIIHPFLAKHHSSIEKVEHLIFHPGGRKIVQTVEELFGALGKNIDDTREVLRLYGNMSSVTVLYVLERFLDRNLEKGAQGIMLSFGPGFSAQRVLLEW; encoded by the coding sequence ATGAATGACGTAAAAATTGTAACCGTTGCCAAACAACTGCCTGAATACAGTCGTGAAACAGCAGCTATTTTACCCCTAGTCGAATTTTGGCTTCAGAATCAAGACGAGCGATTTCGACGAAAAGTATTAAAAATATTTGAAGGTGCTGCTGTAGATAAGCGATTTAGTATTATGAAACCCGAAGAAGTTTTTACGGCAAGCTCTTTCGAGGAAAAGAACGCCATTTATGCGCGCGAAGTTAAAAAGTTAGGCGTTCAGGTTTTAAAAAATGCCCTGAAAAAATCGAATTGGAAGGCAGACTCTATAGATTACATCATCACGGTGAGTTGTACAGGAATCATGATTCCGTCTTTAGATGCCTACATCATTAATGACTTAGATTTACGAGAGGATATTGTTAGGCTTCCTGTAACAGAGATGGGTTGTGCCGCAGGTGTATCGGGCATCATCTACGCAAAGAATTTTTTAAAAGCGAATCCCAACAAAAGGGCTGCCGTGATTGCAGTCGAGAGTCCCACTGCCACCTTCCAGTTAGAGGATTACTCCATGGCAAATATGGTAAGTGCTGCCATTTTCGGTGATGGTGCTGCCTGTGTATTATTATCTTCCGAAGAAGATGCAACGGGCCCTAAAATCATTGGTGAGGGCATGTATCATTTTAAAGACGCTACTCAAATGATGGGTTTCGATTTAACTAATGAAGGACTAAAAATGATTTTAGATCCTGCCGTACCTGCTACGATAGCGGAGCATTTTCCAAAAATTATACACCCTTTTTTAGCAAAACACCACAGCAGTATTGAAAAAGTGGAGCATTTAATTTTTCATCCAGGCGGACGCAAAATTGTACAAACCGTAGAAGAGCTGTTTGGCGCTTTAGGAAAAAACATCGATGATACCCGAGAGGTACTTCGCTTGTACGGCAATATGAGTAGTGTTACGGTGCTATATGTATTAGAGCGATTTTTAGATAGAAATCTTGAAAAAGGTGCGCAAGGGATCATGTTAAGTTTTGGACCTGGTTTTTCTGCGCAGCGGGTTTTATTAGAATGGTAG
- a CDS encoding NAD(P)/FAD-dependent oxidoreductase — MMYDTGIIGGGLAGLTAAIHLTQKNKRVIVFEKQAYPHHKVCGEYVSNEIIPYLKRLDIAIENAVNIDTLHFSTQKGNAIATKLPLGGFGISRFTLDEILYKKAVDLKVTFVFEAVRSVVFKEDSFEIETDSGRLVYAKTAIGAYGKRSNLDKKLQRNFMAKKSSWLGVKAHYQHPNFQDNVVALHNFKGGYGGLSKTETGAVNFCYLVHYETFKELKDIERFNHSIVSENPFLKNFLTEATPMFEQPLSIAQISFEKKQAVTNHVLMCGDTAGLIHPLCGNGMAMAIHSAKIASELLCSYFEDPTMDRDALELAYKKQWKNAFGYRLWIGRKLQWILLHDTLANLVMGIVSKSPNLLRFLIKQTHGKPIKC; from the coding sequence ATGATGTATGACACAGGTATTATTGGTGGTGGATTAGCCGGACTCACCGCTGCCATTCATTTAACGCAGAAAAATAAACGTGTTATCGTTTTTGAAAAACAGGCCTATCCACATCACAAAGTTTGTGGAGAGTATGTTTCCAACGAAATTATTCCTTATTTAAAGCGTCTAGATATCGCTATTGAAAACGCCGTTAACATCGACACCTTACACTTTTCAACCCAAAAAGGAAATGCTATCGCCACAAAACTGCCTTTAGGCGGATTTGGCATCAGTCGTTTTACTTTGGATGAAATCCTCTATAAAAAAGCAGTGGATTTAAAGGTCACTTTTGTTTTTGAAGCGGTTAGGTCTGTCGTATTTAAAGAAGATAGCTTTGAAATTGAGACCGATTCCGGCCGCTTGGTTTATGCTAAAACAGCGATCGGTGCTTACGGAAAACGATCTAATTTAGATAAAAAGCTACAACGTAATTTTATGGCAAAAAAGTCGTCATGGCTAGGCGTAAAAGCGCATTACCAGCATCCAAATTTTCAGGATAATGTGGTAGCACTTCATAATTTTAAAGGAGGTTATGGGGGTTTATCTAAAACCGAAACTGGGGCCGTTAATTTCTGTTATTTAGTTCATTATGAAACTTTTAAAGAGCTTAAGGATATTGAAAGGTTTAATCATTCGATAGTTTCAGAAAATCCATTTTTAAAAAATTTCTTGACAGAAGCTACGCCAATGTTTGAACAACCGTTGAGCATCGCTCAAATATCATTTGAAAAAAAACAAGCCGTCACCAATCATGTATTGATGTGTGGGGATACTGCAGGTTTAATTCATCCACTTTGCGGCAATGGTATGGCTATGGCCATCCATAGTGCAAAAATAGCTAGTGAATTACTGTGTTCGTATTTTGAGGATCCCACCATGGATCGTGATGCCTTAGAATTAGCCTATAAAAAACAATGGAAGAATGCCTTTGGTTATCGCTTATGGATCGGCAGAAAACTACAATGGATTTTACTCCATGATACCCTTGCCAACCTTGTCATGGGGATTGTTTCTAAATCACCCAACCTACTGCGTTTTTTAATTAAACAAACCCATGGAAAACCGATAAAATGCTAA
- a CDS encoding methyltransferase domain-containing protein has translation MLRDLSKRSYQPELMDSFDEPIASLKAVFQDINRVNQLLGGNAITINALKKILQDHPQEQYTIVDMGCGDGNMLREVAAYFRSQKIKGNFIGIDLNTNALHIAQEMSKDFPEIRYLNQDILKIDSHTFHCDILINTLTMHHFTDEQVLVFLKKFTQLARYAVVINDLQRSRLAYYLFHFFSSIFIKTKIAKIDGLISIRRAFIKKELQGYSEKIQGTTHTIAWKWAFRYVWILKPNLIKENA, from the coding sequence ATGCTAAGAGATCTTTCCAAAAGAAGTTACCAGCCAGAATTAATGGATAGTTTTGATGAGCCCATTGCTTCCTTAAAAGCCGTTTTTCAAGATATTAATCGTGTAAATCAACTTTTAGGCGGTAATGCCATTACCATTAATGCTTTAAAAAAGATACTTCAAGACCACCCACAAGAACAATACACTATTGTAGATATGGGCTGCGGCGATGGGAATATGCTTCGTGAAGTTGCTGCTTATTTTAGAAGCCAAAAGATCAAAGGAAACTTTATTGGCATCGATTTAAATACAAACGCCCTACACATTGCGCAAGAAATGTCAAAAGATTTTCCAGAAATTAGGTATTTAAATCAAGACATTTTAAAAATTGACAGCCATACTTTTCACTGTGATATTTTAATAAATACCCTCACCATGCATCATTTTACAGATGAACAAGTGCTGGTATTTTTAAAAAAGTTTACCCAACTTGCTCGGTATGCCGTCGTTATCAATGATTTACAAAGAAGTCGGCTAGCGTACTATCTTTTTCACTTCTTTAGTAGTATTTTTATCAAAACAAAAATTGCAAAAATTGATGGTTTAATTTCTATCCGTAGGGCTTTTATTAAAAAAGAACTACAGGGCTATTCCGAAAAAATACAGGGTACCACCCATACCATAGCTTGGAAATGGGCCTTTAGATACGTTTGGATTTTAAAACCGAATCTCATAAAAGAAAATGCATGA
- a CDS encoding beta-ketoacyl synthase, producing MNNRVVITGLGICAPNGVDIASFTHALKNGISGIRFHENLAALEFGCQIGGEPAITKELLAHYFTPLQLRGLKATGIMYGVIAGVDAWKDAQLPIENKAQPAWENGIIFGTGILGVDQFREAIHLIDAKNTRRLGSTSVMQTMASGISAYLGGILGCGNQVTTNSSACTTGTEGILMAYERIKHGKATRILTGSCSDSGPYVWGGFDAMRILPRAYNDNPTQASRPMSASACGFVPGSGAGALVLESLQSALDRGATIYAEVLGGAINSGGQRGEGTMTAPNSEAVQRCITEAVADAQITKNDIDVVNGHLTATSKDGLEIENWSKALEREQLDFPYMNSFKGTVGHCLAAAGSIEAVASILQFKEGLVFKNTNCDDLNPEIEAIVHPTKIPRETIAYQPNIIAKASFGFGDVNACVIFKRFES from the coding sequence ATGAATAATCGCGTTGTGATAACCGGATTGGGTATTTGCGCTCCAAATGGGGTAGATATTGCTAGTTTTACTCATGCGTTGAAAAACGGAATCAGTGGCATTCGCTTTCATGAAAACTTGGCAGCTTTAGAATTCGGCTGTCAAATAGGAGGGGAGCCTGCAATTACCAAAGAATTATTAGCACACTATTTTACACCCTTACAATTGCGTGGACTGAAGGCTACAGGCATTATGTATGGCGTTATTGCCGGTGTTGATGCTTGGAAAGATGCGCAGTTACCTATAGAAAATAAAGCACAACCCGCATGGGAAAACGGAATTATATTTGGTACCGGAATTTTAGGGGTAGATCAGTTTCGGGAGGCTATACATTTAATTGATGCCAAAAATACACGCCGACTAGGAAGTACCTCGGTGATGCAAACCATGGCGAGCGGTATAAGCGCTTATTTGGGGGGTATCTTAGGCTGTGGAAATCAAGTGACGACAAATTCTTCGGCCTGCACTACAGGTACTGAAGGTATTTTAATGGCTTATGAGCGCATTAAACACGGAAAAGCTACCAGAATATTAACCGGTAGCTGTAGTGACAGTGGTCCGTATGTATGGGGTGGTTTTGATGCCATGCGCATTTTACCGAGGGCCTATAATGACAATCCCACGCAGGCAAGCAGGCCTATGAGTGCATCTGCTTGTGGCTTTGTACCGGGAAGTGGAGCTGGAGCTCTGGTCTTAGAATCTTTGCAAAGTGCTTTAGACAGAGGAGCTACCATTTATGCCGAAGTACTGGGCGGTGCTATAAATAGTGGAGGTCAACGTGGTGAAGGTACCATGACAGCACCTAATAGTGAAGCTGTGCAACGTTGCATTACCGAGGCCGTCGCAGATGCGCAAATTACCAAAAATGATATTGATGTGGTCAACGGACATTTAACGGCCACGAGTAAAGACGGATTAGAAATTGAGAATTGGAGTAAAGCTTTGGAACGCGAACAGCTTGATTTTCCTTATATGAATTCATTTAAAGGAACAGTCGGACATTGTTTAGCAGCAGCAGGGAGTATTGAAGCGGTAGCCAGTATTCTTCAATTTAAAGAAGGGCTTGTTTTTAAAAATACGAATTGTGACGATTTAAACCCTGAAATTGAGGCTATCGTGCATCCTACGAAAATACCGAGAGAAACTATAGCCTACCAACCCAATATCATTGCAAAAGCAAGTTTTGGTTTTGGTGATGTAAATGCTTGCGTTATTTTTAAGCGGTTTGAGTCCTAA
- a CDS encoding 3-hydroxyacyl-ACP dehydratase FabZ family protein → MKYLHILQHLPYSSPFLFVDQLRHVDENSVEGSYTFLKDADYYKGHFKNYPVTPGVLLTECCAQIGLVCLGIHLLISSNTLDNTKIKIALTSSEMEFYLPVFPNEEVRVISEKKYFRFQKLKCFVKMYNAEHKLVCKGTISGMFKATENE, encoded by the coding sequence ATGAAGTATCTACATATCCTACAACATTTGCCCTATTCTAGTCCGTTTTTATTTGTAGACCAACTACGTCATGTAGATGAAAATAGCGTTGAAGGTTCTTATACTTTTCTTAAAGATGCCGACTATTACAAAGGCCATTTTAAAAATTACCCGGTAACACCTGGGGTTTTGTTAACAGAATGTTGTGCTCAAATTGGTTTGGTTTGCTTGGGAATACACTTACTTATTTCAAGTAATACTTTAGATAATACAAAAATTAAAATTGCCTTAACAAGCTCAGAAATGGAATTCTATTTACCTGTTTTTCCCAATGAGGAAGTCCGAGTGATTTCAGAGAAAAAATATTTCCGTTTTCAAAAATTAAAATGCTTCGTCAAGATGTATAACGCCGAGCATAAGTTAGTATGCAAAGGTACGATATCAGGTATGTTTAAAGCTACAGAAAATGAATAA
- a CDS encoding phosphopantetheine-binding protein has protein sequence MNTEERYQKLKAIVKIYLPEDVSVDDISIESHFINELNINSANLVDIVLDVEDAFDIMLENADMDQMQTVKDALEIIDTKLKAKL, from the coding sequence ATGAATACAGAAGAACGTTACCAAAAATTAAAGGCTATCGTAAAAATATACCTACCAGAAGATGTTTCCGTAGATGACATAAGCATCGAAAGTCATTTTATCAATGAATTAAATATCAATTCTGCCAATCTCGTCGACATTGTTTTAGATGTTGAAGACGCTTTTGATATTATGCTTGAAAATGCCGATATGGACCAAATGCAAACGGTTAAGGATGCCTTAGAGATTATTGATACAAAATTAAAAGCTAAGCTTTAA